The following coding sequences lie in one Heteronotia binoei isolate CCM8104 ecotype False Entrance Well chromosome 6, APGP_CSIRO_Hbin_v1, whole genome shotgun sequence genomic window:
- the ADIRF gene encoding adipogenesis regulatory factor codes for MFKLNLAEEANKLIGNSAQDAADSASQAIQQTIDQATAAGQKALEDACKSAQDAGEKAVQNVTSQVNTWGKSLGLSEEKKDVPT; via the exons ATGTTTAAGCTGAACCTCGCCGAGGAAGCCAACAAGCTGATAGGAAACTCAGCCCAGGACGCAG CTGATTCAGCAAGTCAGGCGATACAGCAAACAATAGACCAGGCAACAGCGGCTGGTCAGAAAG CTTTGGAAGACGCCTGTAAATCCGCTCAAGATGCTGGGGAAAAGGCTGTGCAAAATGTAACGAGCCAGGTAAACACCTGGGGGAAGAGCCTTGGACTGAGCGAGGAGAAGAAGGATGTTCCAACCTAA